In the genome of Anomalospiza imberbis isolate Cuckoo-Finch-1a 21T00152 chromosome 11, ASM3175350v1, whole genome shotgun sequence, one region contains:
- the SPCS1 gene encoding signal peptidase complex subunit 1 isoform X1 — MAGAGGGTFGRRSSGRGGRGVFPASAAAAFRSAATSAGSCGEAAPPPANSRAPPGSAETAAKRSGKKPEKRRRHAERVPLHPHADGDVVKPAEEVFSATDYKGQKLAEQIFQGIILVSAVIGFIYGYITEQFGWTVYIVMAGFALSCLLTLPPWPMYRRNPLKWLPVQESGTEEKKAADRKPKRHSKS, encoded by the exons ATGGCCGGGGCGGGAGGCGGCACCTTCGGCCGACGGAGCTCTGGGCGGGGCGGACGGGGCGTGTTTCCGGCCAGCGCAGCAGCCGCCTTCCGCTCGGCCGCGACGAGCGCCGGTAGCTGCGGAGAGGCCGCGCCGCCCCCCGCGAACAGCAGAGCCCCACCCGGGAGCGCGGAGACGGCTGCGAAGAGGAGCGGGAAGAAGCCGGAGAAGCGCCGCCGCCATGCTGAGCGTGTTCCGCTCCATCCCCACGCAGATG GTGATGTGGTCAAGCCTGCAGAGGAGGTGTTTTCAGCCACT GACTACAAGGGCCAAAAACTAGCAGAACAGATTTTTCAAGGAATCATTCTTGTCTCTGCA GTAATTGGTTTCATCTACGGATACATCACTGAACAGTTTGGATGGACTGTCTACATAGTTATGGCAGGATTTGCTTTATCATGTTTG CTGACACTCCCTCCGTGGCCCATGTACCGCCGCAACCCCCTCAAGTGGCTGCCTGTCCAGGAGTCGGGCACAGAAGAGAAGAAGGCAGCAGACAGGAAGCCAAAGAGACATTCTAAAAGCTAA
- the SPCS1 gene encoding signal peptidase complex subunit 1 isoform X2, whose protein sequence is MLSVFRSIPTQMDYKGQKLAEQIFQGIILVSAVIGFIYGYITEQFGWTVYIVMAGFALSCLLTLPPWPMYRRNPLKWLPVQESGTEEKKAADRKPKRHSKS, encoded by the exons ATGCTGAGCGTGTTCCGCTCCATCCCCACGCAGATG GACTACAAGGGCCAAAAACTAGCAGAACAGATTTTTCAAGGAATCATTCTTGTCTCTGCA GTAATTGGTTTCATCTACGGATACATCACTGAACAGTTTGGATGGACTGTCTACATAGTTATGGCAGGATTTGCTTTATCATGTTTG CTGACACTCCCTCCGTGGCCCATGTACCGCCGCAACCCCCTCAAGTGGCTGCCTGTCCAGGAGTCGGGCACAGAAGAGAAGAAGGCAGCAGACAGGAAGCCAAAGAGACATTCTAAAAGCTAA
- the NEK4 gene encoding serine/threonine-protein kinase Nek4 isoform X1, producing the protein MPLAAYCFLRAVGKGSYGEVSLARHRQDRKQYVIKKLNLRSASSRERRAAEQEAQLLSQLRHPNIVTYRESWQGDDGHLYIVMGFCEGGDLYHKLKELKGKLLPENQVVEWFVQIAMALQYLHEKHILHRDLKTQNIFLTRTNIIKVGDLGIARVLENQYDMASTLIGTPYYMSPELFSNKPYNYKSDVWALGCCVYEMATLKHAFNAKDMNSLAYRIIEGKLPPMPKDYSPQLVEIIQTMLSKKPEERPSVKSILRQPYIKQQISLFLEATKAKAARNHKKTVDSKPKDPCSVVSAKNESCSRNVTQQNHSSEQARKYKVDEEVCISKYKATNFYPSEKPAVEMERKPNKNDLNSLGDSVATVSGVNIDVSLSERMKHGSDKCGSESIPENNKAKHLHVPGHSKITSSNPPIKEDGQQQRGKQAFKVESVESKPSSVDSVEDEDDTLKLLQPVSKDQKQTELSLDSTEKLLAPFVPAVIQDDVSHGASGDAQGNMTFHKQPHSCVSEPSLPRQQQREHAEGCSEKFRAVSPRPLPVPSDVTPKTAQRGAEHPEPADSAKPSQAAIPKERPLSARERRRLKQSREMLPSVVPVRQSLNGAAAEAKSHVENCVKVPQSSSDPSISQRKREPHCLSDDELSSSTSSTDKSDGDSKEKKSGVNEMNDLVQLMTWTLKMDSKENSECCVTSTPAPEFKLHRKYRDTLILHGKSPDESDELKMEEIPSDMSLVPYKIRRMVEILRSDVVQGLGVKLLEKVYRIMEEDDEVKRELQLREHMGDKYASYSAKARHLKFLEENVKL; encoded by the exons ATGCCCCTGGCTGCCTACTGCTTCCTGCGGGCCGTGGGCAAGGGCAGCTACGGGGAGGTGAGCCTGGCGCGGCACCGCCAGGACCGCAAGCAG TATGTCATCAAAAAGTTAAACCTTAGAAGTGCTTCCAGCCGCgagaggagagcagcagagcaggaggcacagctgctgtcccagctgAGACACCCCAACATTGTCACCTACAGAGAGTCCTGGCAGGGGGACGATGGCCACCTCTACATTGTGATGGGCTTCTGCGAGGGAGGAGACCTCTACCACAAGCTCAAGGAGCTGAAGGGAAAGCTCTTGCCTGAGAATCAGGTGGTGGAGTGGTTTGTCCAGATTGCCATGGCACTGCAG taTTTACATGAAAAACACATTCTGCACAGAGATCTTAAAACTCAGAATATTTTCCTGACACGAACAAATATAATCAAAGTGGGAGACCTGGGAATAGCCAGAGTGTTGGAAAACCAGTATGACATGGCCAGCACTCTCATAGGCACCCCGTACTATATGAGCCCTGAACTCTTTTCTAACAAGCCCTACAACTACAAG TCTGATGTTTGGGCCTTGGGCTGCTGTGTTTATGAGATGGCTACACTGAAACATGCCTTCAATGCCAAGGACATGAACTCCTTGGCTTATCGAATTATTGAAGGGAAG CTGCCACCCATGCCAAAGGATTACAGCCCACAGCTGGTAGAAATAATACAAACTATGCTCAGTAAAAAACCTGAGGAGAGACCTAGTGTGAAAAGCATCCTGCGACAGCCGTATATCAAACAAcagatttctttgtttttggaAGCCACGAAGGC GAAAGCTGCTAGAAATCATAAGAAAACAGTGGATTCTAAACCTAAAGACCCTTGTTCTGTTGTCTCAGCAAAGAATGAATCTTGCAGCCGGAATGTTACACAACAAAACCACTCCTCTGAGCAAGCCAGAAAATACAAAGTT GATGAAGAAGTTTGCATCAGCAAATATAAAGCCACCAATTTTTATCCCTCGGAGAAACCAGCTGTTGAGatggaaagaaaaccaaacaaaaatgaTCTGAACAGCTTGGGAGACTCCGTAGCTACAGTCAGTGGAGTGAACATTGATGTCTCCCTGTCTGAAAGGATGAAGCATGGAAGTGACAAGTGTGGCAGTGAGAGTATTCCAGAGAATAATAAAGCAAAGCATTTACATGTTCCAGGCCATTCTAAAATAACATCTAGTAACCCACCAATTAAGGAAGATGGACAacagcaaagaggaaaacaggCTTTTAAAGTTGAAAGTGTTGAATCAAAGCCATCTTCTGTTGATTCTGTAGAAGATGAGGATGACACTTTGAAACTCCTGCAGCCTGTATCAAAAGACCAAAAGCAAACTGAGCTG AGCTTGGATTCTACTGAAAAGCTGCTAGCACCCTTTGTTCCTGCTGTAATTCAA GATGATGTCAGTCATGGAGCTTCAGGAGATGCTCAGGGAAACATGACCTTCCACAAACAGCCTCACAGCTGTGTCAGTGAACCCTCGCTCCCAcggcagcagcagagagagcaTGCTGAAGGCTGCTCAGAGAAG TTCAGGGCAGTTTCTCCTCGGCCTCTCCCTGTTCCTTCTGATGTGACCCCAAAGACAGCCCAGAGGGGTGCAGAgcaccctgagcctgcagatAGTGCCAAACccagccaagcagccattcCGAAG GAGCGGCCCTTGTCAGCAAGAGAACGAAGGAGGCTCAAGCAGTCTCGGGAGATGCTTCCCTCTG TGGTTCCAGTGAGACAGTCATTAAATGGTGCAGCAGCTGAAGCAAAGTCACATGTGGAAAATTGTGTTAAAGTTCCTCAGTCCTCATCAGATCCCAGTATTTCTCAG AGAAAGAGAGAACCCCATTGCCTGTCTGATGATGAGCTAAGCTCTTCCACAAGCTCTACAGACAAGTCTGATGGTGATTCCAAGGAGAA GAAAAGCGGTGTGAATGAAATGAATGACTTGGTGCAGCTGATGACGTGGACACTGAAAATGGACTCCAAGGAGAACTCTGAGTGCTGTGTAACCTCGACCCCAGCCCCAGAGTTTAAACTTCATAGGAAGTATCGAGATACTTTGATTTTGCATGGAAAATCACCTGATGAATCAGACGAGTTAAAAATGGAAGAGATTCCTTCAG atatGTCATTGGTCCCTTACAAAATTAGGAGAATGGTTGAAATCCTGAGATCTGATGTGGTGCAAGGATTGGGAGTGAAACTTCTTGAGAAGGTGTACAGAATCATGGAAGAAGATGATGAAGTGAAAAGAGAG CTGCAGTTGCGGGAGCACATGGGAGACAAGTACGCGAGTTACAGTGCGAAGGCTCGGCACCTGAAATTCCTTGAAGAAAATGTGAAGCTCTGA
- the NEK4 gene encoding serine/threonine-protein kinase Nek4 isoform X2, with product MGFCEGGDLYHKLKELKGKLLPENQVVEWFVQIAMALQYLHEKHILHRDLKTQNIFLTRTNIIKVGDLGIARVLENQYDMASTLIGTPYYMSPELFSNKPYNYKSDVWALGCCVYEMATLKHAFNAKDMNSLAYRIIEGKLPPMPKDYSPQLVEIIQTMLSKKPEERPSVKSILRQPYIKQQISLFLEATKAKAARNHKKTVDSKPKDPCSVVSAKNESCSRNVTQQNHSSEQARKYKVDEEVCISKYKATNFYPSEKPAVEMERKPNKNDLNSLGDSVATVSGVNIDVSLSERMKHGSDKCGSESIPENNKAKHLHVPGHSKITSSNPPIKEDGQQQRGKQAFKVESVESKPSSVDSVEDEDDTLKLLQPVSKDQKQTELSLDSTEKLLAPFVPAVIQDDVSHGASGDAQGNMTFHKQPHSCVSEPSLPRQQQREHAEGCSEKFRAVSPRPLPVPSDVTPKTAQRGAEHPEPADSAKPSQAAIPKERPLSARERRRLKQSREMLPSVVPVRQSLNGAAAEAKSHVENCVKVPQSSSDPSISQRKREPHCLSDDELSSSTSSTDKSDGDSKEKKSGVNEMNDLVQLMTWTLKMDSKENSECCVTSTPAPEFKLHRKYRDTLILHGKSPDESDELKMEEIPSDMSLVPYKIRRMVEILRSDVVQGLGVKLLEKVYRIMEEDDEVKRELQLREHMGDKYASYSAKARHLKFLEENVKL from the exons ATGGGCTTCTGCGAGGGAGGAGACCTCTACCACAAGCTCAAGGAGCTGAAGGGAAAGCTCTTGCCTGAGAATCAGGTGGTGGAGTGGTTTGTCCAGATTGCCATGGCACTGCAG taTTTACATGAAAAACACATTCTGCACAGAGATCTTAAAACTCAGAATATTTTCCTGACACGAACAAATATAATCAAAGTGGGAGACCTGGGAATAGCCAGAGTGTTGGAAAACCAGTATGACATGGCCAGCACTCTCATAGGCACCCCGTACTATATGAGCCCTGAACTCTTTTCTAACAAGCCCTACAACTACAAG TCTGATGTTTGGGCCTTGGGCTGCTGTGTTTATGAGATGGCTACACTGAAACATGCCTTCAATGCCAAGGACATGAACTCCTTGGCTTATCGAATTATTGAAGGGAAG CTGCCACCCATGCCAAAGGATTACAGCCCACAGCTGGTAGAAATAATACAAACTATGCTCAGTAAAAAACCTGAGGAGAGACCTAGTGTGAAAAGCATCCTGCGACAGCCGTATATCAAACAAcagatttctttgtttttggaAGCCACGAAGGC GAAAGCTGCTAGAAATCATAAGAAAACAGTGGATTCTAAACCTAAAGACCCTTGTTCTGTTGTCTCAGCAAAGAATGAATCTTGCAGCCGGAATGTTACACAACAAAACCACTCCTCTGAGCAAGCCAGAAAATACAAAGTT GATGAAGAAGTTTGCATCAGCAAATATAAAGCCACCAATTTTTATCCCTCGGAGAAACCAGCTGTTGAGatggaaagaaaaccaaacaaaaatgaTCTGAACAGCTTGGGAGACTCCGTAGCTACAGTCAGTGGAGTGAACATTGATGTCTCCCTGTCTGAAAGGATGAAGCATGGAAGTGACAAGTGTGGCAGTGAGAGTATTCCAGAGAATAATAAAGCAAAGCATTTACATGTTCCAGGCCATTCTAAAATAACATCTAGTAACCCACCAATTAAGGAAGATGGACAacagcaaagaggaaaacaggCTTTTAAAGTTGAAAGTGTTGAATCAAAGCCATCTTCTGTTGATTCTGTAGAAGATGAGGATGACACTTTGAAACTCCTGCAGCCTGTATCAAAAGACCAAAAGCAAACTGAGCTG AGCTTGGATTCTACTGAAAAGCTGCTAGCACCCTTTGTTCCTGCTGTAATTCAA GATGATGTCAGTCATGGAGCTTCAGGAGATGCTCAGGGAAACATGACCTTCCACAAACAGCCTCACAGCTGTGTCAGTGAACCCTCGCTCCCAcggcagcagcagagagagcaTGCTGAAGGCTGCTCAGAGAAG TTCAGGGCAGTTTCTCCTCGGCCTCTCCCTGTTCCTTCTGATGTGACCCCAAAGACAGCCCAGAGGGGTGCAGAgcaccctgagcctgcagatAGTGCCAAACccagccaagcagccattcCGAAG GAGCGGCCCTTGTCAGCAAGAGAACGAAGGAGGCTCAAGCAGTCTCGGGAGATGCTTCCCTCTG TGGTTCCAGTGAGACAGTCATTAAATGGTGCAGCAGCTGAAGCAAAGTCACATGTGGAAAATTGTGTTAAAGTTCCTCAGTCCTCATCAGATCCCAGTATTTCTCAG AGAAAGAGAGAACCCCATTGCCTGTCTGATGATGAGCTAAGCTCTTCCACAAGCTCTACAGACAAGTCTGATGGTGATTCCAAGGAGAA GAAAAGCGGTGTGAATGAAATGAATGACTTGGTGCAGCTGATGACGTGGACACTGAAAATGGACTCCAAGGAGAACTCTGAGTGCTGTGTAACCTCGACCCCAGCCCCAGAGTTTAAACTTCATAGGAAGTATCGAGATACTTTGATTTTGCATGGAAAATCACCTGATGAATCAGACGAGTTAAAAATGGAAGAGATTCCTTCAG atatGTCATTGGTCCCTTACAAAATTAGGAGAATGGTTGAAATCCTGAGATCTGATGTGGTGCAAGGATTGGGAGTGAAACTTCTTGAGAAGGTGTACAGAATCATGGAAGAAGATGATGAAGTGAAAAGAGAG CTGCAGTTGCGGGAGCACATGGGAGACAAGTACGCGAGTTACAGTGCGAAGGCTCGGCACCTGAAATTCCTTGAAGAAAATGTGAAGCTCTGA